One region of Streptomyces davaonensis JCM 4913 genomic DNA includes:
- a CDS encoding class I adenylate-forming enzyme family protein — translation MARVNRRLALATAPAEAARRHGSVPIRLDKALDLFPQAGRSFDYATFAELVEEAAARLAGAGITDGQRILIVKQSNFDIPLLAFACARIGAVPVLVHSAVGFQALGVMTGRAAPAAILTDAVTESAGVLDSVDATLPRWYVGERGEHGLSLLDAPRGQFPPAAVPREDTPQLVTHSSGTTGVPKLVLHSVHSFAGHARPQITIGKVLRVRDPYLMCLSPVHARCMSGMLAILALGLPLGFLTDTAPENAAELLAAVKPGVVETVPNAFIRWEEVAERQPELFAQTRLFVSSFDAAHPRTIRTLLAAAKPGARYMQAYGQTETGPVTVKSHKLKSRCEHGRCVGRGVLGHTKIRVLDDEGDKAPRGVPGQIFARSSGVTPSYLGSPDQRVDGWWAMGDYGLVSARGCLHLFDRIVDRGSGVESLLAAEDDILEALPQLTEAVIIPMSDGGPAIPLVVTRGDTPLDLAAWRAAVAGLPELAAPVQCRWDDIPHTATWKVKRLEVARRLAAGDLPVLATAGEER, via the coding sequence ATGGCTCGCGTGAACCGCCGGCTCGCGCTGGCCACCGCCCCCGCCGAGGCCGCCCGCCGCCACGGCTCGGTGCCGATCCGCCTCGACAAGGCCCTTGACCTGTTCCCGCAGGCGGGCCGCAGCTTCGACTACGCCACCTTCGCCGAGCTCGTCGAGGAGGCCGCCGCCCGGCTCGCCGGGGCCGGGATCACCGACGGCCAGCGCATCCTCATCGTCAAGCAGTCCAACTTCGACATCCCCCTGCTGGCCTTCGCCTGCGCCCGGATCGGCGCCGTCCCGGTGCTGGTGCACTCGGCCGTCGGCTTCCAGGCGCTCGGCGTCATGACCGGGCGCGCCGCCCCGGCCGCCATCCTCACCGACGCCGTCACCGAATCGGCCGGCGTGCTGGACTCCGTCGACGCGACGCTGCCGCGCTGGTACGTCGGTGAGCGCGGCGAGCACGGTCTGTCCCTGCTGGACGCCCCGCGCGGCCAGTTCCCGCCCGCCGCGGTGCCTCGCGAGGACACCCCGCAGCTGGTCACCCACAGCTCGGGCACGACCGGTGTGCCCAAGCTGGTGCTGCACTCCGTGCACAGCTTCGCCGGGCACGCCCGGCCGCAGATCACCATCGGCAAGGTGCTGCGGGTACGCGACCCGTACCTGATGTGCCTGTCGCCGGTGCACGCCCGCTGCATGTCCGGGATGCTCGCGATCCTGGCGCTCGGCCTGCCGCTGGGCTTCCTCACCGACACCGCCCCGGAGAACGCGGCCGAGCTGCTCGCCGCGGTCAAGCCGGGCGTGGTGGAGACCGTCCCGAACGCCTTCATCCGCTGGGAGGAGGTCGCCGAGCGGCAGCCCGAACTGTTCGCGCAGACCCGGCTGTTCGTCAGCTCCTTCGACGCCGCCCACCCGCGCACCATCCGTACCCTGCTCGCCGCCGCCAAGCCCGGCGCCCGCTACATGCAGGCGTACGGCCAGACCGAGACCGGACCCGTCACCGTCAAGTCGCACAAGCTCAAGAGCCGCTGCGAGCACGGCCGTTGCGTGGGCCGGGGAGTCCTCGGCCACACCAAGATCCGGGTCCTCGACGACGAGGGCGACAAGGCCCCCAGGGGCGTCCCCGGCCAGATCTTCGCCCGGTCCTCCGGAGTCACCCCCAGCTACCTCGGCTCCCCCGACCAGCGGGTCGACGGCTGGTGGGCGATGGGCGACTACGGCCTGGTCAGCGCCCGCGGCTGTCTGCACCTGTTCGACCGGATCGTGGACCGGGGCAGCGGCGTGGAGAGCCTGCTGGCGGCCGAGGACGACATCCTCGAAGCGCTGCCGCAGCTCACCGAGGCCGTGATCATCCCGATGTCCGACGGCGGCCCCGCCATCCCGCTGGTGGTCACCCGCGGCGACACCCCGCTGGACCTCGCCGCCTGGCGCGCCGCGGTCGCCGGGCTGCCCGAGCTGGCCGCACCGGTGCAGTGCCGCTGGGACGACATCCCGCACACCGCGACCTGGAAGGTCAAGCGCCTCGAGGTGGCCCGCCGGCTCGCCGCGGGCGATCTGCCGGTACTGGCCACGGCCGGGGAGGAACGATGA
- a CDS encoding phosphopantetheine-binding protein yields MYDSTTVAEHLRGLLENAVGAPLPLDDPAARAASLWNLGLTSAGFMRLLADAEDAFGIEWDLDEPTDAFSSYDALLAHVTAHLERRAAKAGGA; encoded by the coding sequence ATGTACGACAGCACGACGGTCGCGGAGCACCTGCGCGGCCTGCTGGAGAACGCGGTCGGCGCTCCGCTGCCGCTGGACGACCCGGCGGCCCGTGCGGCGTCGCTGTGGAACCTGGGACTCACGTCGGCGGGCTTCATGCGGCTGCTCGCCGACGCCGAGGACGCCTTCGGCATCGAGTGGGACCTGGACGAGCCGACCGACGCGTTCTCGTCCTACGACGCACTGCTCGCCCACGTCACCGCGCACCTGGAGCGCCGTGCGGCCAAGGCGGGGGGTGCGTGA
- a CDS encoding SDR family oxidoreductase yields MTTRLLTGATGFVGGAVVLELLDKTDDAVLALVRGKDDAEATQRLHDTLSAMADGYGRSDLHPEILRRTLAVHGDMTVDGCGVDTTALPPVDEVWHCAASLRYEEEYRTEIEAQNVQGTANVLALAKSLGAGTFNYVSTAYVAGSRTDLIAEGPVTDQSVANNCYEQTKMRAEALVEEAAADDLRIRIMRPTVVIGHSVTRHGLNWSGLYGFARQVLVFKKTASRRLGTFLSHARVRLLADPDTVINLVPVDIVARNAVAISLSDSPETYFHLGNSAGPTVRAVVTQIFELIGLREPLWVDDRDGFTAIDEALDGGMNFYRSYLRYNKRFDLTNTAAVCGDDASFAPTGEEVMAEYLLYYLRTLRGFQENTGNERVVHRVAA; encoded by the coding sequence ATGACAACACGTCTGTTGACCGGGGCCACCGGCTTCGTCGGCGGAGCCGTGGTCCTCGAACTCCTCGACAAGACCGACGACGCCGTCCTCGCACTGGTCCGCGGCAAGGACGACGCCGAGGCGACGCAGCGACTGCACGACACGCTCTCGGCGATGGCGGACGGCTACGGCCGCTCCGACCTGCATCCCGAGATCCTGCGTCGGACCCTGGCCGTGCACGGCGACATGACCGTCGACGGCTGCGGGGTCGACACGACCGCGCTGCCGCCCGTCGACGAGGTCTGGCACTGCGCCGCCTCGCTGCGCTACGAGGAGGAGTACCGCACCGAGATCGAGGCGCAGAACGTCCAGGGCACCGCCAACGTCCTCGCCCTCGCCAAGTCGCTGGGCGCGGGCACCTTCAACTACGTCAGCACCGCCTACGTCGCCGGCTCGCGCACCGACCTCATCGCCGAGGGCCCGGTGACCGACCAGTCCGTGGCCAACAACTGCTACGAGCAGACCAAGATGCGGGCCGAGGCCCTCGTCGAGGAGGCCGCCGCCGACGACCTGCGGATCCGAATCATGCGGCCCACCGTCGTCATCGGCCACAGCGTCACCCGGCACGGGCTCAACTGGTCCGGCCTGTACGGCTTCGCCCGTCAGGTGCTGGTCTTCAAGAAGACCGCCTCGCGCAGGCTCGGCACCTTCCTCTCGCACGCCCGGGTGCGGCTGCTGGCCGACCCCGACACCGTCATCAACCTCGTCCCGGTCGACATCGTCGCCCGCAACGCGGTCGCCATCTCGCTGTCGGACTCCCCGGAGACCTACTTCCACCTCGGCAACTCCGCCGGCCCGACGGTCCGCGCCGTGGTCACCCAGATCTTCGAGCTGATCGGGCTGCGCGAGCCGCTGTGGGTGGACGACCGGGACGGCTTCACCGCGATCGACGAAGCCCTCGACGGCGGCATGAACTTCTACCGCTCCTACCTGCGCTACAACAAGCGCTTCGACCTCACCAACACCGCCGCGGTCTGCGGCGACGACGCCTCCTTCGCCCCCACCGGCGAGGAGGTCATGGCCGAGTACCTCCTCTACTACCTGCGCACCCTGCGCGGCTTCCAGGAGAACACCGGCAACGAGCGGGTCGTGCACCGCGTAGCGGCCTGA
- a CDS encoding alpha/beta fold hydrolase, which yields MTDQQFGQLDVRYLNHSALALPGGGELYYEDSGEGPAVTLLNNFYIVSPIWRNFTTELAPDFRLVHYDLRNQGASNPGPEPVKFMDHVEDVRRLLDHLGIEKTYLVGTSISTLIAREFALKYPERVAGLVLVGPAFSPNGTLRRKLVSRSWLASLESGGTQQLFGHLYPLVFPDQMIHEGGTAAYLALKDNFLSLLSVGSIRENLLASLEIEDDPEELARLAAPTLIINGDGDFAWSESVIEDALNRIPDSKAITLPRAGHVPFFDDPQGFQTAVSEFVHELEARSAADTATAVTGAA from the coding sequence ATGACGGACCAGCAGTTCGGCCAGCTCGATGTCCGCTACCTCAACCACTCCGCACTCGCCCTGCCCGGCGGCGGGGAGCTGTACTACGAGGACAGCGGCGAAGGCCCGGCGGTGACCCTGCTCAACAACTTCTACATCGTCAGCCCGATCTGGCGGAACTTCACCACCGAACTGGCCCCCGACTTCCGGCTCGTCCACTACGACCTGCGCAACCAGGGCGCCTCCAACCCGGGCCCCGAGCCGGTCAAGTTCATGGACCACGTCGAGGACGTGCGCCGGCTGCTGGACCACCTCGGCATCGAGAAGACCTACCTGGTCGGCACGTCCATATCCACCCTCATCGCCCGCGAGTTCGCGCTGAAGTACCCCGAGCGCGTGGCCGGCCTGGTCCTGGTGGGCCCGGCGTTCTCGCCCAACGGCACCCTGCGCCGCAAGCTGGTCAGCCGCTCCTGGCTGGCGAGCCTGGAGTCCGGCGGCACCCAGCAGCTGTTCGGCCACCTCTACCCGCTGGTCTTCCCGGACCAGATGATCCACGAGGGCGGCACCGCGGCCTACCTGGCGCTCAAGGACAACTTCCTGTCCCTGCTCTCCGTCGGCTCCATCCGCGAGAACCTCCTCGCCTCCCTGGAGATCGAGGACGACCCCGAGGAGCTCGCCCGCCTCGCCGCCCCGACGCTGATCATCAACGGCGACGGCGACTTCGCCTGGAGCGAGTCCGTCATCGAGGACGCCCTCAACCGCATCCCGGACAGCAAGGCCATCACCCTCCCGCGCGCCGGTCACGTGCCCTTCTTCGACGACCCGCAGGGCTTCCAGACGGCCGTCTCCGAGTTCGTACACGAACTGGAGGCGCGCAGCGCCGCCGACACCGCCACCGCGGTCACCGGCGCCGCGTAG
- a CDS encoding AfsR/SARP family transcriptional regulator: MTATATGLPDLRIKVLGPLEIHVGGERRTLTAPMARRAMAVLLLDANHLVSTQALMEELWDEEPPRLARKTVQTYIYQLRQAFKFPGGEERLETGPGGYRLTARQGELDLWEFEQRVTRARTALASGAPEDAARLLREGLALWRGEPFAGLEAGPLLTARIAQIGEARLGALELRIEADLQLGRHQALVAELRRLTVDHPIDERFTAQLMIAAHRSGQRSTALDAYLRLRRRLVDELGIEPSERLRGLQQDILREVLPPASKPEQTAVRRPAPPAPAPARRAAPAVDQLPLETPDFVGRERDLDRIGEPGSPVVTLLGPAGVGKTALAVRAARAMAGRFPDGLLYASLHDASDRPRSPEAVLRSLLDGLGIGRRQQPEDTESLAALFRAAARERSLLVVLDDAAGRDQVLALLPGGENCLTLVTSRVRLSLPGARRLTLGPLGAEDAAAFFVRLVGEERVTGHRAALRHVVGRLGGHPLMLRAVGELYAARPMWTLSDLAAGLLDDDRLVAELQDEACAAPARADSALDRLAPSLRRSVFLLAAAGSGAFDTEQVKKVLELDTWSAQSVVGRLLDRHVLVLADAPPSGTATFRVPELIRFGVLAHAAEGVRAAPTAEPAPIDPMPATSCGRPARTALSVVRQGGAR; encoded by the coding sequence ATGACCGCGACCGCCACCGGCCTGCCCGACCTGCGGATCAAGGTGCTCGGCCCGCTGGAGATCCACGTGGGCGGCGAGCGCCGTACCCTCACCGCCCCGATGGCGCGGCGGGCCATGGCCGTACTGCTGCTGGACGCCAACCATCTGGTGTCCACGCAGGCGCTCATGGAGGAGCTGTGGGACGAGGAGCCGCCGCGGCTCGCCCGCAAGACCGTGCAGACGTACATCTACCAACTGCGCCAGGCGTTCAAGTTCCCCGGTGGCGAGGAGCGGCTGGAGACCGGGCCGGGCGGATACCGCCTGACCGCCCGTCAAGGAGAACTGGATCTGTGGGAGTTCGAGCAGCGGGTCACCCGGGCCCGGACGGCGCTCGCCTCCGGCGCGCCCGAGGACGCCGCCCGGCTGCTGCGCGAGGGGCTCGCGCTGTGGCGCGGGGAGCCGTTCGCCGGTCTTGAGGCCGGTCCGCTGCTCACCGCGCGGATCGCGCAGATCGGCGAGGCCCGGCTCGGCGCGCTGGAGCTGCGGATCGAGGCCGATCTTCAGCTGGGCCGCCACCAGGCGCTGGTGGCGGAGTTGCGCCGGCTCACCGTGGACCATCCGATCGACGAGCGGTTCACCGCCCAGCTGATGATCGCCGCACACCGGTCGGGGCAGCGCAGCACCGCCCTCGACGCCTATCTGCGACTGCGCCGGCGGCTCGTGGACGAGCTCGGCATCGAGCCCTCCGAGCGGCTGCGCGGGCTCCAGCAGGACATCCTGCGCGAGGTCCTGCCCCCGGCGTCCAAGCCCGAGCAGACGGCCGTACGGCGTCCCGCGCCCCCGGCGCCCGCCCCGGCCCGGCGTGCCGCTCCCGCCGTGGACCAACTGCCGCTGGAAACCCCGGACTTCGTGGGGCGCGAGCGGGACCTGGACCGCATCGGCGAGCCCGGCTCCCCCGTCGTCACCCTGCTCGGACCGGCCGGCGTCGGCAAGACCGCGCTCGCCGTACGGGCCGCCCGCGCGATGGCCGGACGGTTCCCCGACGGGCTGCTGTACGCCTCCCTGCACGACGCGTCCGACCGGCCGCGCTCCCCGGAGGCCGTGCTGCGGTCGCTGCTGGACGGGCTCGGCATCGGCCGCCGGCAGCAGCCCGAGGACACCGAGTCGCTCGCCGCGCTGTTCCGGGCCGCCGCCCGGGAGCGCTCGCTGCTCGTGGTGCTCGACGACGCGGCGGGGCGCGACCAGGTGCTCGCGCTGCTGCCCGGCGGCGAGAACTGCCTGACCCTGGTGACCTCCCGGGTCCGGCTGTCCCTGCCCGGCGCCCGGCGCCTGACCCTCGGGCCGCTCGGCGCCGAGGACGCGGCCGCCTTCTTCGTCCGCCTGGTCGGCGAGGAACGGGTCACGGGGCACCGGGCCGCACTGCGGCACGTGGTCGGCAGGCTCGGCGGACATCCGCTGATGCTGCGGGCCGTGGGCGAGCTGTACGCGGCCCGGCCCATGTGGACGCTCAGCGATCTGGCCGCGGGACTGCTCGACGACGACCGGCTGGTCGCCGAGCTCCAGGACGAGGCCTGCGCCGCGCCCGCCCGCGCGGACAGCGCGCTGGACCGGCTCGCGCCGTCGCTGCGGCGGTCGGTGTTCCTGCTCGCCGCTGCGGGCTCCGGGGCCTTCGACACCGAGCAGGTGAAGAAGGTGCTGGAACTCGACACCTGGAGCGCCCAGTCGGTGGTGGGGCGGTTGCTGGACCGGCATGTGCTGGTGCTCGCCGATGCGCCGCCGAGCGGCACCGCCACGTTCCGGGTGCCGGAACTGATCCGGTTCGGTGTCCTCGCGCACGCGGCGGAGGGCGTGCGGGCGGCTCCGACGGCCGAGCCGGCGCCCATCGACCCGATGCCCGCCACGAGTTGCGGACGCCCCGCGCGGACGGCGCTGTCCGTGGTCCGGCAGGGCGGTGCGCGGTGA
- a CDS encoding helix-turn-helix domain-containing protein yields MQRVSEVKPRQVRRCTADPPPAERGGLQIVKSHQEILEGTTARHRFGEVTVSLVQGGPRELVRPARLIGDDRQARLRMCRPLQGEVWVFQDGRHGVVRPPQLISFDTGRPFKVIMPEQFRMVDVMVTHSLVGLTAADTQRLTARAWSGDQGAAALLSSLLEGLDRHGEEVETAVDLLGGSVAGLTAVLFAERMREVAPDSEIARQALMLRIQAHVREHLAEPSLSPIEVARRHNISLRYLQKIFQEYGVSPARWIRAERLARCRTELADPSLDHLPVALIGERAGLYGASHFSRLFRGRYGVTPSEFRKEHR; encoded by the coding sequence ATGCAACGTGTCAGTGAGGTGAAGCCCCGTCAGGTGCGCAGGTGCACCGCGGATCCGCCACCCGCGGAACGCGGTGGCCTCCAGATCGTCAAGAGCCACCAGGAGATCCTCGAAGGGACCACGGCCCGGCACCGGTTCGGCGAGGTCACCGTCTCGCTCGTGCAGGGCGGCCCCCGGGAGCTGGTCCGCCCGGCCCGGCTGATCGGCGACGACCGGCAGGCCCGGCTGCGGATGTGCCGCCCGCTCCAGGGCGAGGTCTGGGTCTTCCAGGACGGCCGGCACGGCGTCGTACGGCCGCCGCAGCTGATCTCCTTCGACACCGGCCGCCCGTTCAAGGTGATCATGCCGGAGCAGTTCCGGATGGTCGACGTCATGGTGACGCACTCCCTGGTCGGGCTCACCGCCGCCGACACCCAGCGGCTCACCGCCCGCGCCTGGAGCGGCGACCAGGGTGCCGCCGCCCTGCTGAGCAGCCTGCTCGAAGGGCTCGACCGGCACGGCGAGGAGGTGGAGACGGCCGTCGACCTGCTCGGCGGCAGCGTCGCCGGACTCACCGCGGTCCTGTTCGCCGAGCGGATGCGCGAGGTCGCCCCGGACAGCGAGATCGCCCGCCAGGCACTGATGCTCCGGATCCAGGCCCATGTGCGCGAGCACCTCGCGGAGCCCAGCCTCAGCCCGATCGAGGTGGCCCGCCGCCACAACATCTCGCTGCGCTACCTCCAGAAGATCTTCCAGGAGTACGGCGTCAGCCCGGCCCGCTGGATCCGTGCCGAGCGGCTCGCCCGCTGCCGTACGGAACTGGCCGACCCCTCCCTCGACCACCTGCCCGTCGCGCTGATCGGCGAGCGGGCCGGCCTGTACGGGGCGTCCCACTTCAGCCGCCTCTTCCGCGGCCGTTACGGGGTCACCCCCAGCGAGTTCCGGAAGGAACACCGATGA
- a CDS encoding class II 3-deoxy-7-phosphoheptulonate synthase, translating to MNADQRMTDVDSWRRLPAAQQPDWPDPDALKGVLEELASYPPLVFAGECDQLRERIARVAKGEAFLLQGGDCAETFDAITADQVRDKVKTLLQMAAVLTYATSVPVVKIGRIAGQYSKPRSRPIEVRGDLTLPVYRGDAVNGQEFTAEARRPDPERLKRMYHASASTLNLIRAFVTGGYGDLRQVHEWNRDFVNNSPIGARYEALARDIDRALTFLAACGADPGEFHLAEFWSSHEALLLDYEAALTRTDSRTGHSYDVSGHMVWIGERTRQLDHAHVEFAASVRNPVAVKLGPSSTRDDVLGLIDRLDPEREPGRLSFITRMGRDKVRDVLPSLIEIAAEAEAPIAWICDPMHGNTFEAATGHKTRHFDDVLDEVAGFFEAHRGLGSHPGGIHIELTGDDVTECVGGGHPIGLTDLHRRYQTACDPRLNRYQALDLAFQVAELYADRTAPAIPRPRIAQAA from the coding sequence ATGAATGCTGATCAGCGCATGACGGACGTGGATTCCTGGCGCCGGCTCCCCGCCGCCCAGCAGCCCGACTGGCCCGACCCGGACGCCCTCAAGGGCGTGCTCGAGGAGCTGGCGTCCTATCCGCCGCTCGTGTTCGCCGGGGAGTGCGACCAGCTGCGCGAGCGCATCGCCCGGGTGGCCAAGGGCGAGGCCTTCCTGCTCCAGGGCGGCGACTGCGCCGAGACCTTCGACGCGATCACCGCCGATCAGGTGCGGGACAAGGTCAAGACGCTGCTCCAGATGGCCGCCGTGCTGACCTACGCCACCTCCGTCCCGGTCGTGAAGATCGGCAGGATCGCCGGCCAGTACTCCAAGCCGCGCTCCCGCCCCATCGAGGTCCGCGGCGACCTCACGCTCCCCGTCTACCGCGGCGATGCCGTCAACGGCCAGGAGTTCACCGCCGAGGCCCGCCGCCCGGACCCGGAACGCCTGAAACGGATGTACCACGCCTCCGCCTCCACCCTGAACCTCATCCGGGCCTTCGTGACCGGCGGTTACGGCGATCTGCGGCAGGTCCACGAGTGGAACCGGGACTTCGTCAACAACTCCCCCATCGGCGCCCGTTACGAGGCCCTCGCCCGGGACATCGACCGCGCCCTGACCTTCCTCGCCGCCTGCGGCGCGGACCCCGGCGAGTTCCACCTCGCCGAGTTCTGGTCCAGCCACGAGGCGCTGCTGCTCGACTACGAGGCCGCCCTCACCCGCACCGACTCCCGCACCGGCCACTCCTACGACGTCTCCGGGCACATGGTGTGGATCGGTGAGCGCACCCGCCAACTGGACCACGCCCACGTGGAGTTCGCGGCCTCGGTGCGCAACCCCGTTGCCGTGAAGCTCGGTCCGTCCAGCACGCGCGACGACGTGCTCGGGCTCATCGACCGGCTCGACCCCGAACGGGAGCCGGGCCGCCTGTCGTTCATCACGCGCATGGGCCGGGACAAGGTGCGCGACGTGCTGCCCTCGCTCATCGAGATCGCCGCCGAGGCCGAGGCCCCGATCGCCTGGATCTGCGACCCGATGCACGGCAACACCTTCGAGGCCGCCACCGGCCACAAGACCCGGCACTTCGACGACGTACTGGACGAGGTGGCCGGCTTCTTCGAGGCGCACCGCGGGCTCGGCAGCCACCCCGGCGGCATCCACATCGAGCTCACCGGCGACGACGTCACCGAGTGCGTGGGCGGCGGGCACCCGATCGGTCTCACGGACCTGCACCGGCGCTACCAGACCGCCTGCGACCCCAGGCTCAACCGCTACCAGGCGCTCGATCTCGCCTTCCAGGTCGCGGAGTTGTACGCCGACCGCACGGCGCCCGCCATCCCCCGCCCGCGTATCGCACAGGCGGCCTGA
- a CDS encoding LysR family transcriptional regulator — MQIQQLRAFREVAAESSVTRAARNLNYAQSTVTAQIQNLEESVGAVLFDRSHRRLTLTEAGLRLLPYAEIIIEAAEAGRRAVAAEPVPVCAVGHRRPRTRRPGVREPVRSGARHGG; from the coding sequence GTGCAGATCCAGCAGCTACGAGCGTTTCGTGAGGTGGCGGCCGAGTCGAGCGTGACCCGGGCGGCGCGGAACCTCAACTACGCGCAGTCCACGGTGACGGCGCAGATCCAGAACCTGGAGGAGTCGGTGGGGGCGGTGCTGTTCGACCGCAGCCACCGCCGGCTGACGCTGACCGAGGCGGGGCTGCGGCTGCTGCCGTACGCCGAGATCATCATCGAGGCGGCGGAGGCGGGGCGCAGGGCGGTCGCCGCCGAGCCCGTGCCCGTGTGCGCGGTCGGGCACCGGCGCCCCCGGACCCGGCGCCCCGGGGTGCGCGAACCTGTCAGGAGCGGTGCGCGGCACGGCGGTTGA
- a CDS encoding ScbR family autoregulator-binding transcription factor, with protein sequence MAQQDRAIRTRQAILEAAGEVFAECGYAATRISDVYQRCGVTKGAFYFHFTSKAELAQAVLDEQVADQIRYFAPPQEQGAPKLQEWVDVTLLVAHRLTFDRMLQGSIRLAVDQGHDVIDRKVPYQAWIEVSTRLLGEAQELGELVPGIDVATVSEAAVGAFTGVQLLSEIMTNRADVEERIAVLYDLMARSLARPEVYARLDITAERGKALSRGAALHSSV encoded by the coding sequence GTGGCACAGCAGGATCGAGCCATCAGGACACGTCAGGCGATTCTGGAGGCGGCCGGCGAGGTCTTCGCGGAGTGCGGCTACGCCGCCACGAGGATCTCGGACGTCTACCAGCGGTGCGGTGTGACCAAGGGCGCCTTCTACTTCCACTTCACCTCCAAGGCGGAGCTGGCGCAGGCGGTGCTGGACGAGCAGGTGGCGGATCAGATCCGGTACTTCGCCCCGCCGCAGGAGCAGGGCGCGCCGAAGCTCCAGGAGTGGGTGGATGTGACGCTGCTCGTCGCGCACCGGCTCACCTTCGACCGGATGCTCCAGGGCAGCATCCGGCTCGCGGTGGACCAGGGGCACGACGTCATCGACCGCAAGGTGCCGTACCAGGCGTGGATCGAGGTGAGCACCCGACTGCTGGGGGAGGCCCAGGAGTTGGGGGAGCTGGTTCCCGGCATCGATGTCGCGACCGTGTCCGAGGCGGCGGTGGGTGCCTTCACCGGGGTGCAGCTGCTGTCGGAGATCATGACGAACCGGGCGGACGTGGAGGAGCGGATCGCCGTTCTCTACGACCTGATGGCCCGGTCGCTGGCCCGGCCCGAGGTGTACGCCCGGCTCGACATCACCGCGGAGCGCGGCAAGGCCCTGTCGCGCGGGGCGGCGCTTCACAGCTCAGTCTGA
- a CDS encoding ScbA/BarX family gamma-butyrolactone biosynthesis protein, whose product MTTNIGIHRGRRRHGGIRKTVFPVRPVAPVRPHILPPAATIDTRLVHRTHRADVLPTGITKLDERHYTVSTQWPADHRRFTDAEGNFLPSLVIESIRQAVILVAHDGLGVPLGHQFLVSTAHHRVDPARLLAPDAPARLDLDVSVHGLKHRRGVPSSLEARVVLRVDGEIIGTGGGECSVMTSEVYRRLRRGRTDTAWPAALTAPLPSPVPPHSVGRTHACDVTLAPGDVPGQWLLRADVSNSLMFDHPNDHMPAMVLLDAAQQAAHVVFGARRFRPSSCVVSCSRYVEFDSPCTVRTDLKDEVGGGYVLSVTGHQGGEQVFEVLFRGSGATA is encoded by the coding sequence ATGACCACCAACATTGGTATTCACAGGGGCCGACGCCGCCACGGGGGAATAAGGAAGACGGTGTTTCCGGTCCGGCCGGTCGCGCCGGTCAGGCCGCACATCCTGCCGCCCGCGGCGACGATCGACACCAGGCTCGTACACCGCACGCACCGGGCGGACGTACTGCCGACCGGCATCACCAAGCTCGACGAACGTCATTACACGGTCTCCACGCAATGGCCCGCCGACCACCGCCGTTTCACCGACGCGGAGGGCAACTTCCTGCCCTCACTGGTCATCGAGTCCATCCGCCAGGCCGTGATCCTGGTCGCCCACGACGGACTGGGCGTCCCGCTCGGGCACCAGTTCCTGGTCTCGACGGCCCATCACCGCGTCGACCCGGCCCGGCTGCTCGCGCCCGACGCGCCCGCCCGGCTCGACCTGGACGTCTCCGTCCACGGTCTCAAGCACCGCCGCGGTGTTCCGTCGTCCCTGGAGGCCAGGGTCGTCCTCCGGGTGGACGGCGAGATCATCGGCACCGGCGGCGGCGAGTGCTCGGTCATGACCTCCGAGGTCTACCGCCGGCTGCGCCGCGGCCGCACCGACACCGCGTGGCCCGCGGCGCTCACCGCACCGCTGCCCTCGCCCGTGCCGCCGCACTCCGTCGGCCGGACCCACGCCTGCGATGTGACGCTGGCCCCCGGGGACGTCCCCGGACAGTGGCTGCTGCGGGCCGATGTGTCGAACTCGCTGATGTTCGACCACCCGAACGACCATATGCCGGCGATGGTTCTCCTCGACGCCGCGCAGCAGGCCGCGCACGTGGTCTTCGGGGCGCGGCGGTTCCGGCCTTCGTCGTGTGTCGTCTCCTGCTCCCGGTACGTCGAGTTCGACTCTCCCTGCACGGTCCGGACCGATCTCAAGGATGAGGTTGGCGGCGGATACGTGCTGTCCGTCACCGGGCACCAGGGTGGGGAGCAGGTCTTCGAGGTTCTGTTCCGTGGGAGTGGCGCGACGGCCTAG